In Glycine max cultivar Williams 82 chromosome 15, Glycine_max_v4.0, whole genome shotgun sequence, the DNA window aaataaaacatatgtaGGCAAATTTGAGGATTGGaccaaaattaagaaatttctAAATAAGCTGGAACAAATTTGTCTACTTTAAAATAAGTGATTCAAAATTACATATTGAACAAAGGACCAAAGTTGTGTTTAAGTCTGAATTTTTTGGTATAAAACACATGCATCATTCAATAAGAAGTGTAAGATTGACGTGGAAAAATGAGAATAGAGGAGAGAGAAGTAATATGTCTCAATCCCTTcattaacaataattaataaattaatatttgttgaaaaaaaaacatgtaactTTTTCTATGAGGAACTAATCTAGTTACTAGTTACATACTTAACATTTAAATTCGAAATCTTTAAGTTAACTTGAAATAATGTCATTGATTTAGGTGTGTTCTTTTATGTtaataacatcaaacataataaatacagagttaaaaaaatattttaaatttgcaaattaaatttataaattttatatagaaaataattcatttattattttcaaatttaaaaaaatgaaacataattttttttagaagaacatAGATGTTTATAAACACAATtattaaatatcaatataacattaactattaattaaagttattaTGTTTGATATTAATTATCTTCGCACGCTAATTCAAGAATTGCCGAACAAGCTTTGTATCTgctatctatctatttatatcCACATTAGAAACCTTATCAAACCCAACAACCACTACAAAGAACCAAGAAACCAAGCAAATCATTGTTCTCTCTGTCCTGTGTTTTGTGATTTCCCCCTTCAAGCCACCACCAATGGCCAACAACGAGATGCAAGTTGAGAGGGGTTTGGACTTGGAAAGGTACATGGGGCGTTGGTATGAGATAGCCTCTTTCCCTTCAAGGAACCAGCCCAAGGATGGCGTGAACACCAGAGCCACATACACTCTTAGGAATGATGGCACTGTGCAAGTGCTCAACGAGACTTGGAGTAATGGCAAGAGAGGGCACATAGAGGGAACTGCTTTTAAGTCTAACCGCACAAGTGATGAGGCCAAGTTCAAGGTCAAGTTTTATGTCCCTCCCTTTTTGCCTATCATTCCTGTAACAGGGGACTACTGGGTTTTGTTCATTGATGGTGATTACCAGTACGCTTTGATTGGCCAACCAAGCAGGAATTGCCTTTGGGTAAGTAAGCCTATTTGCCTTTTACTTTTCATGTTTTGGTCTTGTCTCAGTTTTTTTTCTCCAGGTTTTAATTTGCTTGCTAACAAGTTTTGTCACAATCCATAGTATAAAAAATTGCTGACAAATGTATCTTAGAGAAATGCTAGCAGGTAGTAGCCGCATCAcaaattagtttataaattttcaGCTTATTTGCTATAAGCTAATTTTACCAAATACACCATTGGTTAAagtttattaaaagttataaaatgatAAGTGTCAATCTTATGTGGGCGCAATGTTATTTCAGTGACTTGAAAGGCCTTGATGTTACTGCTCAATTGCTATTGCTTTTTTAAACCATTGCTTGTTGTTGCGGGAATTTGATTGCACACGGAggcttttcattttaaaaggtgCTAGAATAGAGAAGAGTAAAG includes these proteins:
- the TIL' gene encoding Temperature-induced lipocalin-1-like; this translates as MANNEMQVERGLDLERYMGRWYEIASFPSRNQPKDGVNTRATYTLRNDGTVQVLNETWSNGKRGHIEGTAFKSNRTSDEAKFKVKFYVPPFLPIIPVTGDYWVLFIDGDYQYALIGQPSRNCLWILSRKPHLDDEIYNKLVQRAKDVGYDVSKLHKTPQSDPPPEEEGPQDTKGIWWLKSILGK